The window AAGATCTCGGCAAAGACGGCGACGGGGCGCCTGCGGCCGGCATCCGACAAGGTCGAGCGCCGCAACACGTCACTGCCCAGATGGTAATGATGCTGGCCGTTGGCGTTCCAGCCGGCTTCCAGGCTGCGAAGGCTCGCACTACCGCTGAGCTGGGCATAGATCAGCACCATGAGATGGTCCCAACTTCTGAACGACTTGTCGTAGGCGTCCCCGCCATGGCTATCCACAATCGTCTGGAAGCGGCGGCGATTGATCGGTTCAACCAGCTTGCCAAGAATGCTAGGCGTAAAGCGCATGCCCCGTCCCCTTTCTGAGTCTCGACAACCAGAAGGTAGACGGAAAATCCCCGTCTTACGGGGCATGCGCCTGCGGTATTTCGATTCACCAAACACTTTCCCCGGACAGCCCTGCGTTCAACGGGGAGAAGGGTCCCGGCAGGGGGATGAGGGGCAGCGCGAAGGTCTGACATGCTGGCGCTGTCGAGCGCTGCCAAGAGCGCAGACAGCCCTCGACCTATGGCCGCATCGACAACGGATGCACTGTCACCGTAATTTCCATTCGATCGCCCGGCCGCTAAAGCCAAGACGGCTGACATCGCTCAATTACCTTTGAGCTCCGGCAAAATCCTCTCGTCGAGGAACTTGAGGCGGCCGGCCAGAGTTGCATCGACGTTGACCGGTATCAATTCCGCCACCGATTTCCCCTCTCGCGCTGCCTCGACCCATTCTTCAAGGGCACCGATATAGCTGTCTAGGACCTCGAAGGGCGTGGTAGCGTCATCAGCAGGGAGAAATGCCGGCGGCACGTCGCCGACGATCACCCAAATCCATCGGTTCACCTCCGGACGCCCAGGCTCTATCTCGAACAGGAAAATGTAGATTATTCCTTCGGCGCCATATCCAAGGTACTCGCCTTTAATGGATAGGACCCAGTTGTAAAATTCGAGATATTGACGGGCCTCGACGCGGGCAGAATAGAGGTCGTCGTCTCCAGTGCTGACATCAGCAGGGGGCAAGCGCGTGACACTGCTGAAGTCTGGCTTTGCAAGTTTGTCCATTGGCTAGGGATCAATCCAGGTGCTTGAGATTCGCCACGATCTATGCCTCGTCAGCTCGCAGGCTGGCTTTGCCGGCGGCGGCCGCGAATAAAATCCACGACAAGCCAGATCAACTGAGCGACGATGTAACTAGTCTATGAGACCAATCGGGCGCCCCGTTATCCGAGTAGCCGTAAGCGGACGCGGCAACGGCGAGCACCCCGCAAATGACATGCACCAACAACAGGCGGGGCACGCCACCGTTCCAGCGCCTTGTGATCCATAGCAGCAAGCGGCTCAGCAAAAATGTCGGAACCAGAGCCCCGAGCAGCATCGCGGCAGAACCTGCACCCATTTTTACCCCCCCTTAGTTTCGAATGGCGAGGATAGTCGTCTTTCGGTCCTCAACCTTACGCCCAGCTGCAATCTTAGATTGTATAGATTTAACTAATCTACATTTTCGGCTGTGCGCAACCATATCGTGTGAGGGCATGACCACTGATATCTATAGCCTACTCCCAGCGAAAGCCGCCGCGTACCTCCCAGCGACCCCGGACTATGGCGCTAGCATCAAACTACAGAGTAAACTCTGTCGGCGTCTCAGCCATCCTTGAGGTTTACGGGCGTCCCCGGCGGCAGTCCTTTTACCTTAGCTATGATCTGCCCCATGATATGCCAGTAAACTTCCAAGTCCGTTATTTCCATGTTGGAAATGTCATCTTCGCCACCGAGGAAAAGCGGTGTCTTGTAGCCGATACATTGGTCATAAGCCGGCTGCGCTCCACCACTCGGCAACCAGTCCTCTGCATATATGTTCGCAGCCAGCGCTGCGTCGGGATTTTCAATCACCAATGCATCATGGAAAGTCTCGATGTTGGCCGGTATTTTAAGAGCCTTGCCGGTGCCCGGCTCAAATAGGACGACACCAGGCTGTCCCTTTTCCAGCCTCTGGTTGTCAATCGCGAATGCAGAACCCTGCCAGTCGTAGCCAAAGCAAGCAACCCGCCCGATAGTCTCCGGAAATCCCAAGTTTATCCTGGCGTTCCAGACCGAAATATCCTGCCCACGGATGATGCGGTA is drawn from Mesorhizobium sp. B1-1-8 and contains these coding sequences:
- a CDS encoding T6SS immunity protein Tdi1 domain-containing protein; amino-acid sequence: MFEKFRESFAIDSRVAEDPGKAGPDTGVASLNELLRDFGGGSFKQGLYRIIRGQDISVWNARINLGFPETIGRVACFGYDWQGSAFAIDNQRLEKGQPGVVLFEPGTGKALKIPANIETFHDALVIENPDAALAANIYAEDWLPSGGAQPAYDQCIGYKTPLFLGGEDDISNMEITDLEVYWHIMGQIIAKVKGLPPGTPVNLKDG